CCGCTACTCCCCCGCGCCCAGCTTTTAGGGCAACACCGCGAATGCGCCGCCCTGCGCGGAGCAGGCTGGGGCAGGCCACACGCGACGGTGAATTACGTTTTCACCCATTCGCCTGACAAACTCTATCTGTATCACGCGCTGATTATGGAAGAAATGGAAAAACGCGGCTACAAACCCGATCCGTTGTGGAAAGACCCGCTGTACCGCGGCAAAGCGGTTGCCCCTTATCCCGCACACAATACCGAAGCTGCCGATTCGCCGATTTACCCCGAACACGATGATGCTTATCTGGACGAATGTCTGGAAAATTTAAAAAGCAAAGGCATCGTGTTATAAACGGTTTCAGACGACCTCTTCATCACAAAAGGTCGTCTGAAATATAGTGGATTAACTTTAAACCAGTACGGCGTTGCCTCGCCTTAGCTCAAAGAGAACGATTCTCTAAGGTGCTGAAGCACCAAGTGAATCGGTTCCGTACTATCTGTACTGTCTGCGGCTTCGTCGCCTTGTCCTGATTTAAATTTAATCCACTATAATGACCAACCCAGCACGAGCAAACCATGAACAAACTTACAAATCTTCCGTTCAAGGAAAAAGTTAACGAACTCAATGAAAATCTCATTGCTTTTGCAGAACCGGAAACTGTATTCTGTGAAAAACAGCCATGGCTAAAAAATCATTTCCTACCCATGATGAGTATAGATTTGGGAGAATTTAAAACAGAATGGAGTGGCACAATCGTCCATCTTATCAACCCAATCGAACCTTATGGATACAATATAGGTGGCTGCACACCCGCTTACCACAATAAATTTATTGGTGAAAACTGGCTGGCTTTCCGTTTGACAGACGATAACAAATATGAATTTTTGGGAGAAGAAGGCTATTTCACCCGCAGTCCTCAATACAGAGAGAACTTAAAACAAATACTTTGCGCCGATTTCGATCCCAATGCTTTTGAAAACAAAGACATTCTGGAAAAGTGTAAAGAAGAGTTTTATCAAGAAGCACTGAAGTATTTCGATGAATCTGTTCAAATCTATCAAAAGAACAAATCAGATTTTGAAAAACGAGAGGGGCGGTACGGCGACGAGCCTTACGATAATACCTATTTTGGTCTATATCTTGATAGATTAGGCGGAGTGATTAAAGGTGGAAATTGGGTAGATACTAGTCCCATTCCTCCCGCCTTCACTCTAAAAGAAGACAAGGATTGGAACGTATTCATAGAACACCAGGGTAATCCTTTCTACCATATTGCCTCATGCTCAGGATATGGATACTCCAACGGAGCAGATGACGTAATTCTGCTCTACGAACCCGTCAGCCGGATTGCATTATTTACATTCGAATGGACATAGAACACAGACTATTGTTAAACCCCACCATTATCAAACCACTCATTACAAGAGACAATAAAAATGCCCAAAATCACCGTACTCCCACACGCCGTATTATGTCCCGAAGGCGCAGTCATCGAAAACGCACCCGAAGGCAAAACCGTCCTTGACGTACTGCTCGACCACGACATCGAAGTCGATCACGCCTGTGAAAAATCCTGTGCCTGCACCACTTGCCACGTCATCATCCGCAAAGGCTTCGACAGTTTGGAAGAGCCGAGCGAGCTGGAAGAAGACCTGCTCGACCAGGCATGGGGCTTGGAAGCCGACTCGCGCCTGAGCTGTCAGGCAGTGGTTGCCGACGAAGACTTGGTGGTGGAAATCCCCAAATACACCATCAACCACGCGCGCGAAGATCATTGATGCAAAGAGGTCGTCTGAAACGGATACAGCAATGTTCAGACGACCCCTGCCAAATTTTGAGCAAACAAAAAGTCGTCTGAAACTGCCTTACCGACCGTTTTCAGACGACCTTCCGTCAAATCGCTGCCAAATCGTTTATTTGGAACGTGGAACGACAAACCTTAAGCGGGATACTTTCATCGAAGCGACGGTTTGCGCAACAGGGTAATTTTCCACTCTGCCTTTGGCGTTCAGCATACTGAGGCTGCTGCCATGACGGGTAATGATGCTCTTAGGTTCGGGCTTCGGTGCCGGTTCGTTTTTTGTTGCGGTTGTAACGGATTTCGGCGGTTCGGGGACATATCCCGCCAAGCCGAAGCGTTTGATGATTTTGTTTGCGGCATCCATATAACGCTGTTTTGCTTCTTCGTTTTCCACCACCATATCGTCAAGCGCCACAGACACGTCGTTGCCGCAGCCGACAATGCGTTCCGCAATACGCGAATACACCATCCAGCGTTTCAAACGCAAAGCGCCCGCATCTTCGTCCGGCGTGGCGGCATCCAAAGCAATCATGCCGTAACGCTTGCCATAACGGAGGCGCAGCGAAAGCCGCTTCAGCCCCTCACTATCGTCCAGCATCTGATAAAGCTCGCGGATAAGCAGCAGCAGGCGGTCGAACACCCCCGCTTTAGCAAGATAATTAGGATCATCGGAGGCGAGCGCGTAAATAAGTTTGGATAATTTGGCATTGAGTGCGTTGTTCATC
The DNA window shown above is from Neisseria sicca and carries:
- a CDS encoding TIGR02328 family protein, which codes for MRLWHQTLIPLLPRAQLLGQHRECAALRGAGWGRPHATVNYVFTHSPDKLYLYHALIMEEMEKRGYKPDPLWKDPLYRGKAVAPYPAHNTEAADSPIYPEHDDAYLDECLENLKSKGIVL
- the fdx gene encoding ISC system 2Fe-2S type ferredoxin — its product is MPKITVLPHAVLCPEGAVIENAPEGKTVLDVLLDHDIEVDHACEKSCACTTCHVIIRKGFDSLEEPSELEEDLLDQAWGLEADSRLSCQAVVADEDLVVEIPKYTINHAREDH